In the genome of Sphingomonas naphthae, one region contains:
- a CDS encoding PQQ-dependent sugar dehydrogenase, which yields MKKKILIVVAALIVLGIAFWFFATRNQTAALPITATEGVKPEIPAPSKSLIPTMNIAPAVGWKDGEAPTAAAGLKVNAFGHGLQHPRWLLPLPNGDVLVAESDAPPKPEGNPGIRGWVQGKVMKRAGSNTPSANRITLLRDADGDGVAETRSVLIADLFSPFGMALVGDELYIANADALVKVPFKVGQTKIDAKPVKVIDLPGGPINHHWTKNVIASRDGKLLYITVGSNSNVGERGMAVEKDRAAVLEYDIATKERRVYAYGIRNPNGLAWQPGTDTLWTVANERDELGSDIVPDYLTSVQFGGFYGWPWYYWGGVADPRPTEPDTNDLAGYVIRPDYALGPHVAALGLTFSEGAKLGPKFASGAFIGEHGSWNRKPKSGYKVVFVPFVKGRPAAKPIDVLTGFLDEDEDARGRPVGVVIDRTGALLVADDVGGKVWRVAAAR from the coding sequence ATGAAGAAGAAGATCCTGATCGTCGTCGCGGCCCTGATCGTTCTCGGCATAGCCTTCTGGTTTTTCGCGACGCGCAACCAGACCGCCGCGCTGCCGATCACCGCGACCGAGGGCGTGAAGCCCGAGATACCGGCGCCGTCGAAGAGCCTGATCCCGACGATGAACATCGCGCCGGCGGTCGGCTGGAAGGATGGCGAGGCGCCCACCGCCGCCGCCGGCCTGAAGGTCAACGCCTTTGGCCATGGCCTCCAGCATCCCCGCTGGCTGCTGCCGCTGCCGAACGGCGACGTGCTGGTCGCCGAGAGCGACGCGCCGCCCAAGCCCGAGGGCAATCCCGGCATCCGCGGCTGGGTGCAGGGCAAGGTAATGAAGCGCGCCGGCTCCAACACGCCGTCCGCCAACCGCATCACCCTGCTGCGCGACGCCGATGGCGATGGCGTGGCCGAGACGCGATCGGTACTGATCGCCGATCTCTTCTCGCCCTTCGGCATGGCGCTGGTCGGCGACGAGCTTTACATCGCCAATGCCGATGCGCTGGTGAAGGTGCCCTTCAAGGTCGGCCAGACGAAGATCGACGCGAAGCCGGTCAAGGTGATCGACCTGCCGGGCGGGCCGATCAACCACCACTGGACCAAGAATGTCATCGCCAGCCGCGACGGCAAATTGCTCTACATCACGGTCGGCTCCAACTCGAACGTCGGCGAACGCGGCATGGCGGTCGAGAAGGATCGCGCGGCGGTGTTGGAATATGACATCGCCACCAAGGAGCGGCGCGTCTACGCCTATGGCATCCGCAACCCCAACGGCCTGGCGTGGCAGCCGGGCACCGACACTTTGTGGACCGTCGCCAACGAGCGCGACGAGCTGGGATCGGACATCGTGCCCGATTATCTCACCTCGGTGCAGTTCGGTGGCTTCTACGGCTGGCCCTGGTATTATTGGGGCGGGGTCGCCGATCCGCGCCCGACGGAGCCCGACACCAACGATCTGGCCGGCTACGTCATCCGCCCCGATTACGCGCTTGGGCCGCACGTCGCCGCGCTCGGCCTGACCTTCTCGGAAGGCGCGAAGCTGGGGCCGAAATTCGCCAGCGGCGCCTTCATCGGCGAGCATGGCTCGTGGAACCGCAAGCCCAAGTCCGGCTACAAGGTGGTGTTCGTCCCCTTCGTGAAGGGCCGCCCCGCCGCCAAGCCGATCGACGTGCTGACCGGCTTCCTCGACGAGGACGAGGACGCGCGCGGCCGCCCGGTGGGCGTGGTGATCGACCGCACCGGCGCGCTGCTGGTGGCGGACGACGTGGGCGGCAAGGTGTGGCGGGTGGCGGCGGCGCGCTGA
- the coaA gene encoding type I pantothenate kinase: MSPATHSEFQREYWERLRSAVPMTLNEGDLERLRGANEPISVEEVEDIYLPLTRLINLHVGAARGLARVTDDFVGRPARPRPYIVAIAGSVAVGKSTTARVLRALLSKWPDHPKVDLVATDGFLYPSLELEDRGIMHRKGFPESYDVKSMIDFLSSVRATGKGRVPVYSHHAYDRVEGETQLIDQPDILIFEGLNVLQIGAQASIGRAPFTASDFFDLSVYIDAAPGNIARWYEERFQLLRRTAFRDPTAFFHRFSKMPDDQALTFARDIWREVNEVNLVENILPTRARADVVLRKGTDHSVERLWLRRI; the protein is encoded by the coding sequence ATGAGCCCCGCCACCCACAGCGAGTTCCAGCGCGAGTATTGGGAGCGGCTGCGCTCCGCCGTCCCGATGACGCTCAACGAGGGCGATCTCGAACGGCTACGCGGCGCGAACGAACCGATTTCGGTGGAGGAGGTGGAGGATATCTACCTGCCGCTCACCCGCCTCATCAACCTGCACGTCGGCGCCGCGCGCGGCCTGGCGCGCGTGACCGACGATTTCGTCGGCCGCCCGGCACGCCCCCGCCCCTATATCGTCGCGATCGCGGGATCGGTCGCGGTGGGCAAGAGCACCACCGCCCGCGTGCTGCGCGCGCTTCTGTCGAAATGGCCCGATCACCCCAAAGTCGATCTCGTCGCGACCGACGGCTTCCTCTATCCCTCGCTGGAGCTGGAAGATCGCGGGATCATGCACCGCAAGGGCTTCCCCGAAAGCTATGACGTCAAAAGCATGATCGACTTCCTGTCGAGCGTGCGCGCCACCGGCAAGGGCCGGGTGCCGGTCTATTCGCACCACGCCTACGATCGGGTCGAGGGCGAGACGCAGCTGATCGACCAGCCCGACATATTGATCTTCGAGGGGCTCAACGTCCTCCAGATCGGCGCGCAGGCGTCGATCGGCCGCGCGCCCTTCACCGCCTCCGATTTCTTCGATCTGTCGGTCTATATCGATGCCGCGCCGGGCAATATCGCGCGCTGGTACGAAGAGCGCTTCCAACTCCTGCGCCGCACCGCCTTCCGCGACCCGACCGCCTTCTTCCACCGCTTCTCGAAGATGCCCGACGATCAGGCCCTCACCTTCGCCCGCGATATCTGGCGCGAGGTGAACGAGGTGAATCTCGTCGAAAACATCCTCCCCACCCGCGCCCGCGCCGACGTGGTGCTGCGCAAGGGCACCGACCATTCGGTCGAGCGGCTGTGGCTGCGGCGGATCTGA
- the panB gene encoding 3-methyl-2-oxobutanoate hydroxymethyltransferase, which yields MPTTIAELARMKAAGEPIAMVTCYDHASALLCQAAGMKVLLVGDSLGQVVLGHRDTLSVSVGDMVRHAAAVVRGAPDALVVGDLPFLSYTSPAQAIESAGRLMREGQVGVVKLEGGRSIAPTVRTLVDFGIPVMGHLGFTPQSSHQIGVKVQGKSAEAAAAIIADADALQAAGACAIVLELIPAALAWAITERLTIPTIGIGAGAGCSGQVQVWHDILGFSGKPPFRHTRRFGEVGAAITSALSDYAGSVADGSFPTAANAATMDEAVVTAALALADRD from the coding sequence GTGCCGACCACGATAGCCGAGCTGGCGCGCATGAAGGCGGCGGGCGAGCCGATCGCGATGGTGACCTGTTACGACCATGCCTCGGCGCTGCTGTGCCAGGCGGCAGGGATGAAGGTGCTGCTCGTCGGCGACTCGCTGGGGCAGGTGGTGCTGGGGCATCGCGACACCCTGTCGGTGTCGGTGGGCGACATGGTGCGCCATGCGGCCGCCGTGGTGCGCGGCGCGCCCGACGCGCTGGTCGTCGGCGACCTGCCGTTCCTGAGCTACACCAGCCCCGCGCAGGCGATCGAGAGCGCCGGGCGGCTGATGCGCGAGGGGCAGGTGGGCGTCGTCAAGCTGGAGGGCGGGCGTTCCATCGCGCCGACCGTCCGCACGCTGGTCGATTTCGGCATCCCCGTGATGGGGCATCTGGGCTTCACCCCGCAATCCTCGCACCAGATCGGGGTGAAGGTGCAGGGCAAGAGCGCCGAGGCGGCCGCCGCCATCATCGCCGATGCCGATGCGTTGCAGGCGGCGGGCGCCTGCGCGATCGTGCTGGAGCTGATCCCGGCGGCGCTGGCCTGGGCCATCACCGAGCGGCTGACCATCCCCACGATCGGCATCGGCGCGGGCGCGGGCTGCTCGGGGCAGGTGCAGGTGTGGCACGATATCCTCGGCTTCTCGGGCAAGCCGCCCTTCCGCCATACGCGCCGCTTCGGCGAGGTGGGCGCGGCGATCACCTCGGCGCTGTCGGACTATGCCGGATCGGTCGCGGACGGCAGCTTCCCCACCGCCGCCAACGCCGCGACGATGGACGAGGCGGTGGTGACCGCCGCGCTGGCCTTGGCCGACCGGGACTGA
- a CDS encoding ExbD/TolR family protein: MAMAAGGKEEGEPMMDMNMTPLIDVLLVLLIMFILTIPIQTHAVKLDLPQNSNTNTPPPIDPVKNKIIVTPTNQILWNGSPISLGILKQYLDQTQVMNPIPELHLQPDPQARYELVDQVLAVTKKAEVEKMGFVGNEAYATF, encoded by the coding sequence ATGGCCATGGCAGCCGGCGGCAAGGAAGAAGGCGAGCCGATGATGGACATGAACATGACGCCGTTGATCGACGTCCTGCTCGTGCTGCTCATCATGTTCATTCTGACGATCCCGATCCAGACCCACGCGGTGAAACTGGATCTGCCGCAGAACTCGAACACGAACACCCCGCCTCCGATCGATCCCGTGAAGAACAAGATCATCGTGACCCCGACGAACCAGATCCTGTGGAACGGGTCGCCGATCAGCCTCGGCATCCTGAAGCAGTATCTCGATCAGACGCAGGTGATGAACCCGATCCCGGAGCTTCACCTCCAGCCCGATCCCCAGGCTCGCTACGAGCTGGTCGATCAGGTTCTGGCCGTCACGAAGAAGGCCGAAGTCGAGAAGATGGGTTTCGTCGGCAACGAGGCCTACGCGACCTTCTGA
- the panD gene encoding aspartate 1-decarboxylase — MRSKIHNATVTEANLAYVGSITIDMDLCDAVGLWPGERVMVVSNTSGSRLETYVIAGERGSGDICVNGAAAHLIGEGEEVIIMGFELVAQPVEPQVVLVDRRNRIDRYLTEEPQVALVPFA; from the coding sequence ATGCGTTCGAAGATCCACAATGCCACGGTGACCGAGGCGAACCTCGCCTATGTCGGGTCGATCACGATCGACATGGACCTGTGCGACGCCGTCGGCCTGTGGCCCGGCGAACGGGTGATGGTCGTTTCCAACACCAGCGGATCGCGGCTGGAAACCTATGTCATCGCCGGCGAGCGCGGATCGGGCGACATCTGCGTCAACGGCGCCGCCGCCCACCTGATCGGCGAGGGCGAGGAGGTCATCATCATGGGCTTCGAGCTGGTCGCCCAGCCCGTCGAGCCGCAGGTGGTGCTGGTCGATCGCCGCAACCGGATCGACCGCTATCTCACGGAGGAGCCGCAGGTCGCGCTCGTCCCTTTCGCGTGA
- the panC gene encoding pantoate--beta-alanine ligase: MEVLSTIADFRAARAKLGTLGLVPTMGALHEGHLGLVRAAKARCAAVAATIFVNPLQFGPNEDFSRYPRTLPNDLKLLEAEGVDLVFTPTVDVLYPAGFASRIEVGPIADRLEGAVRPGHFAGVATVVAKLFAITRPDVAFFGQKDVQQTVVIRRMVADLDVDVAISVEPTAREADGLARSSRNIYLDAGQRAQAPALYRALMAADSAWASGERNGDVLRDMMREIVEAQTDGVIDYVSFADPVALEEIDRAGHAGGVLSLAVRFGTTRLLDNHILS, encoded by the coding sequence ATGGAGGTGCTGTCGACCATCGCCGATTTCCGCGCGGCGCGGGCGAAGCTCGGCACGCTGGGCCTCGTGCCGACGATGGGCGCGCTGCACGAGGGGCATCTGGGGCTGGTGCGCGCGGCGAAGGCGCGGTGCGCGGCGGTGGCGGCGACGATCTTCGTCAACCCGCTGCAATTCGGCCCGAACGAGGATTTCAGCCGCTACCCCCGCACCTTGCCCAACGACCTCAAGCTGCTCGAGGCCGAGGGCGTCGATCTGGTGTTCACGCCGACCGTCGACGTGCTCTATCCGGCGGGCTTCGCGAGCCGAATCGAGGTGGGGCCGATCGCCGACCGCCTGGAGGGCGCGGTGCGCCCCGGCCATTTCGCGGGCGTGGCGACGGTGGTGGCCAAGCTGTTCGCGATCACCAGGCCGGACGTCGCCTTCTTCGGGCAGAAGGATGTGCAGCAGACAGTCGTGATCCGGCGGATGGTGGCCGATCTGGACGTGGACGTGGCGATTTCCGTGGAGCCGACCGCGCGCGAGGCGGACGGGCTCGCGCGCTCCAGCCGCAACATCTATCTCGATGCCGGCCAGCGGGCGCAGGCGCCGGCGCTCTATCGCGCCCTCATGGCGGCGGATTCAGCCTGGGCGTCGGGCGAGCGTAATGGCGATGTGCTGCGCGACATGATGCGCGAGATCGTCGAGGCGCAGACCGACGGGGTGATCGATTATGTCAGCTTCGCCGATCCGGTGGCGCTGGAGGAGATCGACCGGGCCGGGCATGCGGGCGGGGTGCTGAGTCTCGCGGTGCGCTTCGGCACGACGCGGTTGCTGGATAATCATATTCTTTCCTGA
- a CDS encoding NCS1 family nucleobase:cation symporter-1, with translation MTDVTSGLWNADLAPTSPAQRTWAWYHFAALWVGMVVAVPSWMLASGLIEQGMSAGQAAVTVLLGNVILLGPLLLIGHPGARYGVPFAVLARAAFGTTGARLPALARALVACGWYGIQTWIGGEALLTLLGVLVGRSLAGPPIPLLDIGPGQLAAFAIFWAIQLIFVRKGLTTIRRLETWTAPVKILVCAALVWWAIDRAGGAGPILAAPSAFAEGGPRAGQFWQVFWPSLTAMVGFWGTLALNIPDFTRFARSQRDQAIGQAVGLPPTMGLITLASVVTTSATVVIYGHAIWDPVALAGTLAGPFVLLGLIVIAIDTVSCNIAANLVCSAYDFSSLWPARISYRTGGLITACIGVVIMPWKLLASTNGYIFTWLIGYSALLGPIAGILIADYWLIRRTKLDVLALYRSEGAYHYRGGWNPAAVIAFLIGVAPNIPGFLATAFPVAFAGVPAGWTAFYAYAWFTGLFLALASYRLMMRKA, from the coding sequence ATGACCGACGTGACGAGCGGATTGTGGAACGCGGACCTCGCGCCCACCAGCCCCGCGCAACGCACCTGGGCCTGGTATCATTTCGCCGCTTTGTGGGTCGGCATGGTCGTCGCCGTACCCAGCTGGATGCTCGCTTCCGGCCTGATCGAACAGGGCATGTCGGCGGGGCAGGCGGCGGTCACGGTGCTGCTGGGCAACGTCATCCTGCTCGGCCCGCTGCTGCTGATCGGCCATCCCGGCGCGCGCTACGGCGTGCCCTTCGCCGTGCTGGCCCGCGCCGCCTTCGGCACGACCGGCGCGCGCCTCCCCGCGCTCGCCCGCGCGCTCGTCGCCTGCGGCTGGTATGGCATCCAAACGTGGATCGGCGGCGAGGCTCTGCTCACCCTGCTCGGCGTGCTGGTGGGGCGCAGTCTCGCCGGCCCGCCGATCCCGTTGCTCGATATCGGCCCCGGCCAGCTCGCCGCCTTCGCCATTTTCTGGGCGATCCAGCTGATCTTCGTCCGCAAGGGGCTGACGACCATCCGCCGGCTGGAAACCTGGACGGCACCGGTCAAGATCCTCGTCTGCGCCGCGCTCGTCTGGTGGGCGATCGACCGCGCGGGCGGCGCCGGCCCGATCCTCGCGGCCCCCTCCGCCTTCGCCGAGGGCGGGCCGAGGGCGGGGCAATTCTGGCAGGTCTTCTGGCCCTCGCTCACCGCCATGGTCGGCTTCTGGGGCACACTCGCGCTCAACATCCCCGATTTCACCCGCTTCGCGCGCAGCCAGCGCGATCAGGCGATCGGCCAGGCGGTCGGCCTGCCGCCCACCATGGGACTCATCACGCTGGCGAGCGTCGTCACCACCTCCGCCACCGTCGTCATCTACGGCCACGCCATCTGGGATCCGGTGGCGCTGGCGGGCACGCTCGCCGGGCCGTTCGTGCTGCTCGGCCTGATCGTGATCGCGATCGACACCGTCTCGTGCAACATCGCCGCCAATCTCGTCTGCTCGGCCTATGATTTCTCGTCGCTGTGGCCGGCACGGATTTCCTACCGCACCGGCGGGCTCATCACCGCCTGCATCGGCGTGGTCATCATGCCGTGGAAGCTGCTCGCCTCCACCAACGGCTACATCTTCACCTGGCTGATCGGCTATTCGGCGCTGCTTGGGCCCATCGCCGGCATCCTCATCGCGGATTACTGGCTGATCCGCCGCACGAAGCTCGACGTGCTGGCGCTCTACCGCAGCGAGGGCGCCTACCATTATCGCGGCGGCTGGAACCCGGCGGCGGTGATCGCCTTCCTGATCGGCGTCGCCCCCAACATCCCCGGCTTCCTCGCCACCGCCTTCCCGGTCGCCTTCGCCGGGGTGCCGGCGGGCTGGACGGCCTTCTACGCCTACGCCTGGTTCACCGGGCTCTTCCTGGCGCTGGCGAGCTATCGGCTGATGATGCGAAAGGCCTGA